A genomic segment from Nicotiana sylvestris chromosome 1, ASM39365v2, whole genome shotgun sequence encodes:
- the LOC104213651 gene encoding pentatricopeptide repeat-containing protein At1g08070, chloroplastic-like, with amino-acid sequence MYSKCCSIEYAQQAFNELSDKNAQSWNTMLSAYSQKGLFEKTFQLLDVMPDPNGVSFNSIISSLTHHGFSRKAMGFFKRMQTQCGNGFLIDEFTVVSVVNTCAGLGALNLLRELHGFATVIGVRFNLVVCNALIDAYGKCGKPECVLTFLSYVDHKCGGLDCSGFAQNGEGDKALCTFKEMLEEGIVPRASTYVGVLSSCADIPLIEKVNALVDMYSKCGDMISAMRLFERLDGKDRVTWNSIINGFAQNGNGVMSLFMFEKMIEIDTTPNHVTFLGVLSACSHCGLLSEGFQYLHSMERKYDIVPQLDHYAILIDLLGRKNMLGEAADLIKRAPWGRDNIGMWGALLGACSLHGNLKLARRVAEDLFELEPDNAARYIMLSNIYAAAGR; translated from the exons ATGTACTCTAAATGTTGTTCCATAGAGTATGCGCAACAGGCCTTTAATGAACTGTCAGACAAGAACGCCCAATCTTGGAACACAATGCTGTCAGCTTACTCTCAAAAGGGTCTTTTTGAGAAAACCTTCCAGCTGCTCGATGTAATGCCTGATCCAAATGGTGTGAGCTTTAACTCAATCATTTCAAGCTTAACTCATCACGGGTTCTCTAGAAAAGCTATGGGGTTTTTCAAAAGAATGCAAACTCAATGTGGgaatggatttttgattgatGAGTTCACGGTTGTTAGCGTGGTAAATACTTGTGCAGGTTTGGGTGCATTGAACTTGTTGCGTGAATTGCATGGGTTTGCAACTGTGATTGGTGTGAGATTTAATCTTGTGGTTTGTAATGCACTTATTGATGCTTATGGGAAATGTGGCAAACCCGA ATGCGTGCTCACTTTTTTATCATATGTCGATCATAAATGTGGTGGCTTGGACTGCTCTGGGTTTGCGCAAAATGGAGAAGGAGATAAGGCTTTGTGTACTTTCAAGGAAATGCTGGAAGAAGGTATTGTACCGCGTGCATCCACTTACGTTGGTGTCCTAAGTTCTTGTGCAGACATACCTCTTATTGAAAAAG TTAATGCTTTGGTTGACATGTATTCTAAATGTGGAGACATGATATCTGCTATGAGATTGTTTGAGAGGTTAGATGGGAAGGATCGAGTTACTTGGAACTCGATAATAAATGGATTTGCTCAAAATGGGAATGGAGTGATGTCTTTGTTCATGTTTGAGAAAATGATTGAAATAGATACAACGCCAAATCATGTAACTTTTCTTGGGGTTTTATCTGCCTGTAGCCACTGTGGTTTATTATCTGAAGGATTTCAATATCTCCATTCAATGGAGAGGAAATATGATATAGTACCCCAGTTGGATCACTATGCCATCTTGATTGATTTACTTGGACGGAAGAATATGCTTGGAGAAGCTGCGGATTTGATCAAGAGAGCTCCTTGGGGAAGAGACAATATTGGAATGTGGGGCGCACTTTTGGGTGCTTGCAGTTTACATGGGAACTTGAAACTTGCTAGAAGGGTGGCAGAAGATCTATTTGAGCTGGAACCTGATAATGCTGCCAGGTATATTATGTTATCCAACATCTATGCAGCAGCAGGAAGGTGA